One Betta splendens chromosome 16, fBetSpl5.4, whole genome shotgun sequence genomic window carries:
- the mrps12 gene encoding 28S ribosomal protein S12, mitochondrial-like codes for MSSLWSLRPALTSLLRASQHASACTGPLPSRTMATLNQMHRQGKPKLPPKSVGTTFGHPQLKAVVLKTMIRKPKKPNSANRKCARVRLSNGKEAVAFIPGEGHNLQEHNVVLVQGGRTQDLPGVKLTVVRGKYDCAHVVKKKQ; via the exons ATGTCTTCGCTGTGGAGCCTGAGGCCAGCATTGACGTCACTGCTTCGAG CATCCCAGCATGCCTCTGCCTGTACTGGCCCCCTCCCCTCAAGGACCATGGCCACCCTCAACCAGATGCACCGTCAGGGAAAACCCAAACTGCCTCCTAAATCTGTCGGCACCACGTTCGGTCACCCCCAGCTGAAAGCCGTGGTGCTGAAGACCATGATCCGAAAGCCCAAGAAGCCCAACTCCGCCAACAGAAAGTGCGCTCGGGTGCGGCTCTCTAATGGGAAGGAGGCAGTGGCCTTCATCCCTGGAGAGGGACACAACCTGCAGGAGCACAACGTGGTTCTGGTGCAGGGCGGAAGAACACAGGACCTGCCTGGAGTCAAGCTTACTGTGGTCAGGGGCAAATACGACTGTGCTCATGTGGTGAAAAAGAAACAGTAG
- the tmem116 gene encoding transmembrane protein 116 — MSLQGLYSNSSETNTTGAQDWTQVYEAVQWIQLVVALLSVLGSGSIIVCVTLQRTLRTPELQPLVLLSVTDLLLAACWLAGAALFSRHCDSLYTYCYHLHTVEQMLYMASFFYTLNYLWDLYKRIRERFYSCLVGYPIQVSNRVSRAGKAAALLSGLVPVLLMTPVFIQGNLSKCQANFSQPYRCLLMHTGALYLTSEHQATPGACSLLHTYAIAVFLAAFLATLSSVTALVVNARRIFRRAVASSGYLGSQQQAAFRAMDRRMLLYPLVFVLCWGPAVCLAFLRVAKPSACQGRVGVVLYISQAFTSASQGFLNCLVYGWTGARLRGAGRTVLRRDVDTQTPLLRWQKRSYQALPSIS; from the exons ATGTCTCTGCAAGGCTTatacagcaacagcagcgagACGAACACGACCGGGGCACAGGACTGGACCCAG GTGTATGAAGCGGTCCAGTGGATCCAGCTGGTCGTGGCTCTGCTCAG TGTTCTGGGATCTGGCTCCATCATCGTCTGTGTGACGTTACAGAGGACGCTTCGGACGCCGGAG ttacagcctctggttctgctcagcgTAACGGACCTGCTGCTTGCTGCCTGCTGGCTCGCCGGAGCCGCTCTGTTCTCCAGACACTGTGACAGCCTCTACACCTACTGCTACCACCTGCACACGGTGGAACAG aTGCTCTACATGGCCTCATTCTTCTACACACTCAACTACCTGTGGGACCTGTACAAACGAATCCGAGAGAGGTTCTACAGCTGCCTGGTCGGATACCCCATACAG GTTTCTAACCGAGTGAGCAGAGCTGGAAAAGCAGCCGCGCTGCTGTCAGG GCTGGTTCCGGTTCTGCTCATGACGCCTGTCTTCATCCAAGGAAACCTCAGCAAGTGCCAGGCCAACTTCAGCCAGCCCTACAG GTGTCTGCTCATGCACACCGGCGCTCTGTACCTCACCTCCGAGCACCAGGCCACGCCGGgcgcctgcagcctgctgcacaCCTACGCCATCGCCGTCTTCCTCGCCGCCTTCCTCGCCACGCTCTCCAGCGTCACG GCGCTCGTGGTCAACGCGCGGCGCATCTTCCGGCGCGCCGTGGCGTCCAGCGGTTACCTaggcagccagcagcaggcggCGTTCCGAGCCATGGACCGACGCATGCTCCTGTACCCGCTGGTGTTTGTTCTGTGCTGGGGCCCAG CCGTGTGCCTGGCCTTCCTGCGGGTCGCCAAGCCCTCGGCGTGTCAGGGCAGGGTCGGCGTCGTCCTCTACATCTCACAG GCCTTCACCTCGGCCTCCCAGGGTTTCCTCAACTGCCTGGTCTACGGCTGGACCGGAGCGCGCCTCCGCGGCGCTGGGAGGACGGTCCTGCGCCGGGACGTGGACACTCAGACGCCGCTGCTGCGATGGCAGAAGAGAAGCTACCAGGCGCTGCCCAGCATCAGCTGA